A region of Pseudomonas saponiphila DNA encodes the following proteins:
- a CDS encoding phage tail assembly chaperone — protein sequence MKYFHNPETNEVHAYDEDAPGEFIPSSLLPMSEAQVQAYITSATTALPTKEDTERNWRDNELTSLMWLRERHRDQLEIKAPTSIDGEQFKELLVYMQALRDWPQSVDFPDADLRPLAPPWIAKQVQ from the coding sequence ATGAAGTATTTCCATAACCCCGAGACCAACGAAGTCCACGCCTACGATGAGGATGCTCCTGGTGAGTTCATCCCAAGCAGCTTGTTGCCAATGTCCGAAGCACAGGTGCAAGCCTATATCACCAGTGCGACAACTGCCTTGCCTACCAAGGAAGATACGGAGCGCAACTGGCGTGATAACGAACTGACTTCGCTGATGTGGCTGCGTGAGCGGCATCGCGACCAGCTCGAAATTAAAGCCCCGACCAGCATTGATGGGGAGCAGTTCAAGGAGCTGCTGGTGTATATGCAAGCCCTGCGCGATTGGCCGCAATCGGTGGATTTTCCTGATGCCGATTTGCGTCCGCTAGCGCCCCCCTGGATTGCCAAGCAAGTTCAATAA
- a CDS encoding baseplate J/gp47 family protein: MPFETPSLPVLIQRTQSDLASDSLRQSDAQVLARTLSGAAFGLYGYLDWIAEQILPDKADESTLERIAALRLNQPRKAAQPARGSVSFTAAAGAVLDVDTLLQSSDGRSYTVTAARTTSAGLNSTTIQAVDGGALGNADAGLELTAVQPVQGIGNAFTVLAPGLSGGVARESLESLRSRVIRSYRIIPHGGSADDYETWALECSGITRAWCRRNYLGPGTVGLFVMRDDDPQPIPNAEQLAQVQAYIEPLRPVTAEVHVLAPVMLPVTYTLRLTPDTSAVRAAVEDQLRDLHSREAGLGQTLLLSHIREAISSATGEQDHRLLAPLADVPAANNQLLVFGGCQWQQ, from the coding sequence ATGCCGTTTGAAACCCCTTCGCTGCCGGTGCTGATTCAGCGTACCCAAAGCGACCTGGCCAGCGATTCGCTGCGCCAGTCCGATGCCCAAGTGCTGGCCCGCACCCTGAGCGGGGCGGCCTTTGGCCTGTACGGCTACCTGGATTGGATCGCCGAGCAGATCCTTCCGGACAAGGCCGATGAGTCGACCCTGGAGCGCATCGCCGCCCTGCGCCTGAACCAGCCGCGCAAGGCCGCCCAGCCGGCCCGTGGCAGCGTCAGCTTCACGGCCGCGGCCGGAGCCGTGCTGGATGTCGACACCCTGCTGCAGAGCAGCGACGGTCGCAGCTACACAGTGACCGCCGCGCGCACCACCAGCGCCGGGCTCAACAGCACCACCATCCAGGCGGTCGATGGCGGGGCCTTGGGCAACGCCGATGCGGGCCTGGAATTGACCGCGGTGCAGCCGGTGCAAGGCATCGGCAACGCGTTCACCGTCCTGGCCCCGGGCCTGAGCGGTGGCGTGGCCCGGGAAAGCCTCGAATCCCTGCGCTCCCGGGTGATCCGTTCCTATCGGATCATTCCCCACGGCGGCTCGGCGGACGACTACGAAACCTGGGCTCTGGAATGCTCAGGGATCACCCGTGCCTGGTGCCGGCGCAACTACCTGGGGCCAGGCACGGTGGGGCTGTTCGTCATGCGTGACGATGACCCGCAGCCGATCCCCAATGCCGAGCAACTGGCGCAGGTTCAGGCCTATATCGAGCCACTGCGCCCGGTCACTGCCGAGGTGCATGTACTGGCCCCGGTGATGCTGCCGGTGACCTACACGTTGCGCCTGACCCCTGACACCAGCGCGGTGCGCGCCGCCGTCGAGGACCAGCTGCGCGATCTGCACAGCCGCGAGGCCGGCCTGGGCCAGACCCTGTTGCTCAGCCATATCCGCGAAGCCATCAGCAGCGCCACCGGCGAGCAGGACCATCGGCTGCTGGCGCCTTTGGCCGATGTTCCGGCGGCGAACAATCAGTTGCTGGTGTTCGGAGGTTGCCAATGGCAGCAATAA
- the istA gene encoding IS21 family transposase, translated as MAAPRVAMRNIKECLRLKFEAGLSHEKIARALQLSKGVVSKYIAAARVAGLDWPALVAMDEAALAAALFAPTSTNKPRGERVLPDVLSIHRELRRKGVTLQLLWEEYLAAHAGQPTYRYTQFVEHYRRYAQTLKRSMRQLHRAGEKLFIDYAGPTLPVVDPATGEVRRAHIFVAALGASNYTYACATPGETQVDWLTSLGQALTYFGGVPEMVVPDNPRALVAQPDRYEPGLNRATLECARHYQTVILPARPRKPQDKAKAEVAVQVVERWIMARLRHRQFFSLHALNQAIAELLEDLNRRPFKRLDGCRRDWFERLDRPALRALPVHPYEVATFKRCKVSIDYHIEVNGSFYSVPSALARQNVDVRLTAHTLEVLHGNRRVASHLLLGRRGAYSTQREHMPAAHQAHREWTPQRLLDWGARIGPYTRQLIDHQLTHKPHPEMGYRACLGLLSLARRYGNARLEAAAERAVHLRAFTGRSVRNLLQQGLDQQPLPQRAAETTLPGDHENVRGADYYQPPQQELFDDAATHPESTAPATPGRHGPRPGRAMDAAGQPQPELR; from the coding sequence ATGGCGGCGCCGCGAGTAGCCATGCGAAACATCAAAGAATGTCTGCGCCTCAAGTTTGAGGCCGGCTTGTCCCACGAGAAGATTGCCCGTGCCTTGCAGCTGTCCAAGGGCGTGGTTAGCAAGTACATCGCGGCGGCGCGGGTGGCCGGGCTGGACTGGCCGGCGCTGGTGGCCATGGACGAGGCCGCGCTGGCGGCCGCCTTGTTTGCACCGACGTCGACGAACAAGCCGCGCGGTGAGCGAGTGCTGCCCGATGTGCTGAGCATCCACCGCGAGTTGCGACGCAAGGGCGTGACCTTGCAGCTGCTGTGGGAGGAATATCTCGCCGCGCATGCGGGCCAGCCGACCTACCGCTACACCCAGTTCGTCGAGCACTACCGGCGCTACGCCCAGACGCTCAAACGTTCGATGCGTCAGCTGCACCGTGCGGGCGAGAAGCTATTCATCGACTATGCCGGGCCGACGCTGCCGGTGGTCGACCCGGCCACCGGCGAAGTGCGCCGGGCGCACATCTTCGTCGCCGCCCTGGGCGCCTCGAATTACACCTATGCCTGCGCGACGCCAGGCGAAACCCAGGTGGACTGGCTGACCTCGCTGGGCCAGGCTCTGACCTACTTTGGCGGCGTGCCGGAAATGGTTGTGCCGGACAATCCGCGCGCCCTGGTCGCCCAGCCGGATCGCTACGAGCCGGGCCTGAACCGGGCCACGCTGGAGTGCGCGCGTCATTACCAGACGGTGATCCTGCCGGCACGGCCACGCAAGCCTCAGGACAAGGCCAAGGCCGAGGTGGCGGTGCAGGTGGTCGAGCGCTGGATCATGGCGCGGCTGCGCCATCGGCAGTTCTTCAGCCTGCATGCGCTTAACCAGGCCATCGCCGAGCTGCTGGAGGATCTGAATCGGCGCCCGTTCAAGCGGCTCGATGGCTGCCGGCGCGACTGGTTCGAGCGCCTGGATCGCCCGGCCTTGCGAGCGCTGCCGGTGCATCCCTACGAGGTCGCCACCTTCAAGCGCTGCAAGGTCAGCATCGACTACCACATCGAGGTCAATGGCAGCTTCTACAGCGTGCCCTCCGCCCTGGCCCGGCAGAACGTGGACGTGCGACTGACGGCACACACCCTGGAAGTGCTGCATGGCAACCGGCGGGTGGCCAGCCACCTGCTGCTGGGGCGACGCGGCGCTTACAGTACCCAGCGCGAGCACATGCCCGCGGCGCACCAGGCGCATCGCGAATGGACGCCACAACGCCTGCTCGACTGGGGCGCGCGGATCGGCCCCTACACGCGCCAACTGATCGATCACCAACTGACCCACAAGCCGCACCCGGAGATGGGCTACCGCGCCTGCCTCGGCCTGCTCTCGCTGGCCCGGCGCTATGGCAATGCACGCCTGGAAGCCGCTGCCGAACGTGCCGTACACCTGCGCGCCTTCACCGGGCGCAGCGTGCGCAACCTGCTCCAGCAAGGCCTGGATCAACAGCCGCTGCCCCAGCGTGCCGCCGAAACGACCTTACCCGGCGACCACGAGAACGTCCGTGGCGCCGACTACTACCAACCCCCGCAACAGGAGCTGTTCGATGATGCCGCAACACACCCTGAATCAACTGCACCAGCTACGCCTGGACGGCATGGCCCGCGCCCTGGAAGAGCAATGGACGCTGCCGGCCAGCCACAGCCTGAGCTTCGATGA
- a CDS encoding YmfQ family protein: MAAIRSATQYQDQLRSLLPSGPAWDPERVPELERVLQGISRELARIDARAVDLQNEMDPASVSELVTDWEKVMNLPDPCLGLTPLFEDRRLAVRRRLLAVGSQRAAYFVEIARSQGYPNASVTELSTPRIGRSRFGHAHFGTWRANFMWTLNTGGRLQLGRRFGASYWGERFGMNPGSALECLIHRSTPAHTQVYINYD, translated from the coding sequence ATGGCAGCAATAAGAAGCGCCACCCAGTACCAGGATCAGCTGCGCAGCCTGCTGCCCAGCGGCCCGGCCTGGGACCCGGAGCGGGTGCCGGAGCTTGAACGCGTGTTGCAGGGCATCTCCCGGGAGCTGGCGCGTATCGACGCCCGGGCCGTGGACTTGCAAAACGAAATGGACCCGGCCAGCGTCAGCGAACTGGTGACCGATTGGGAAAAGGTCATGAACCTGCCCGATCCCTGCCTGGGCCTGACCCCGCTGTTCGAAGACCGGCGCCTGGCCGTGCGCCGTCGTCTGTTGGCGGTGGGCAGCCAGCGCGCGGCCTACTTCGTCGAAATCGCCCGCAGCCAGGGCTACCCCAATGCCAGCGTCACCGAACTGAGCACCCCGCGCATCGGCCGCTCACGCTTTGGTCACGCGCATTTCGGCACCTGGCGGGCGAATTTCATGTGGACCCTCAATACCGGCGGCCGCCTGCAACTGGGCCGGCGTTTCGGCGCGAGCTATTGGGGCGAACGTTTTGGCATGAACCCGGGCAGTGCCCTGGAATGCCTTATCCATCGCAGTACACCGGCGCATACCCAGGTGTACATCAACTATGACTAG
- a CDS encoding DNA circularization protein, whose amino-acid sequence MADNWRDRLLPASFRGVPFWVDQAKTPVGQKGQLHEYPQRDQPFFEGLGQQAKIHDLTAFIVGADCLEQRDRLLKALEEGSGELVHPWLGRMQVKVGECEMTQSRQDGGLVTFSLKFYPDQPLRFPSAVVNTQQQVLVASDTLLGSAVLRFEFATNLIKQARIGVDALRKGLTEVYAVIEHEFKPLIEFYGDLNTLVKAVKEIPKELSTEFKGLLEDVRGLKDFARTGYRQMLADISQQVEAARRIDAPKLTTGKDTTAAAEAVANLVQDALLVQIARLVSALPVATPVVKLKNTPPLAQQASRPVQRLEVPVADDVLALRDQFNELIWQASLKADAVHYQALNSLRQQVQGHLNAVASSGVRLVSLSPKSSMPALVLAYQRFADATRVGEVVQRNRVAHPGFLPPADLQIARE is encoded by the coding sequence ATGGCGGATAACTGGCGCGATCGTTTGTTGCCGGCATCCTTTCGCGGCGTGCCGTTCTGGGTTGATCAGGCGAAAACCCCGGTGGGCCAGAAAGGCCAGTTGCATGAGTACCCGCAGCGCGACCAGCCGTTTTTCGAGGGGCTGGGCCAGCAGGCGAAGATCCATGACCTGACGGCCTTTATCGTCGGTGCCGATTGCCTGGAGCAGCGCGACAGGCTGCTCAAGGCCCTGGAGGAGGGCAGTGGCGAGCTGGTGCACCCCTGGCTCGGGCGGATGCAGGTCAAGGTCGGCGAATGCGAGATGACCCAGAGCCGCCAGGACGGCGGCCTGGTGACCTTCAGCCTGAAGTTCTACCCGGACCAGCCATTGCGCTTTCCCTCGGCAGTGGTCAACACCCAGCAGCAGGTGCTGGTGGCCAGCGATACCTTGCTGGGCTCGGCGGTGCTGCGTTTCGAGTTCGCCACCAACCTGATCAAGCAGGCGCGGATCGGCGTGGATGCGCTGCGCAAGGGCTTGACCGAGGTGTACGCGGTCATCGAGCACGAATTCAAACCGCTGATCGAGTTCTATGGCGACCTCAACACCCTGGTCAAGGCGGTCAAGGAAATACCCAAGGAGCTGAGCACGGAGTTCAAGGGGTTGCTGGAGGATGTGCGCGGGCTCAAGGATTTTGCCCGTACCGGCTATCGGCAGATGCTCGCCGATATTTCCCAGCAGGTGGAGGCGGCCCGGCGCATCGATGCGCCGAAGCTGACCACCGGCAAGGACACCACGGCGGCGGCCGAAGCGGTGGCCAACCTGGTACAGGATGCGCTGCTGGTGCAGATTGCCCGCCTGGTGTCGGCGCTGCCGGTGGCCACTCCGGTGGTCAAGCTGAAGAACACGCCACCCCTGGCGCAGCAGGCCAGCCGGCCGGTGCAGCGCCTGGAAGTACCGGTGGCCGACGATGTGCTGGCCCTGCGCGACCAGTTCAATGAGCTGATCTGGCAAGCCTCGCTCAAGGCCGATGCGGTGCATTACCAGGCACTCAACAGCCTGCGTCAGCAGGTACAGGGGCACCTCAATGCCGTGGCGTCCTCGGGGGTGCGGCTGGTCAGTCTCAGCCCCAAAAGCAGTATGCCGGCGCTGGTGCTGGCCTATCAGCGGTTTGCCGATGCGACGCGGGTCGGCGAAGTGGTGCAGCGCAACCGGGTGGCCCATCCGGGCTTCCTGCCGCCGGCCGACCTGCAAATCGCTCGGGAGTGA
- a CDS encoding phage GP46 family protein gives MFATYDLKSALTRAVEISLFTWRRAADDDALDDDQRYGWWGDSFPSVADDRIGSRLWLLRRVKLTRQTQLDAEFYAREALQWLIDDGHCNAVEILSERLDAQRLNLRTVLILADGERLDLNPIHSWQVTYAV, from the coding sequence ATGTTCGCCACCTATGACCTGAAGAGCGCCCTGACCCGGGCCGTGGAAATCAGCCTGTTCACCTGGCGCCGCGCCGCCGATGACGATGCCCTGGACGACGATCAGCGCTACGGCTGGTGGGGCGACAGTTTTCCCAGCGTGGCCGACGACCGCATCGGTTCGCGGCTGTGGCTGCTGCGCCGGGTCAAGCTGACCCGGCAGACCCAGCTCGACGCCGAGTTCTATGCCCGCGAGGCCCTGCAATGGCTGATCGACGATGGCCATTGCAACGCCGTCGAGATTCTCAGCGAACGCCTCGATGCCCAGCGCTTGAACCTGCGCACGGTGCTGATCCTGGCCGATGGCGAACGCCTGGACCTCAACCCCATTCACAGTTGGCAGGTGACCTATGCCGTTTGA
- a CDS encoding phage baseplate assembly protein V: MSLLTRLLARGTVVLANSANKLQSLQMRLTAGEVNDDMEHFEPYGFTSNPLAGAEGIATFLGGDRSHAVVLVVADRRYRLKALAAGEVAIYTDEGDKIHFKRGRVIDIETATLNIRASSGVNIDSPTLSMSGKIVSQGDQLAAGISQINHVHSGVQPGPGQTGVPVGG; the protein is encoded by the coding sequence ATGAGCCTACTGACACGCCTGTTGGCGCGGGGCACCGTGGTGCTCGCCAACTCGGCCAACAAACTGCAATCGCTGCAAATGCGCCTCACCGCCGGCGAGGTCAACGACGACATGGAGCATTTCGAGCCTTACGGTTTCACCAGCAATCCCCTGGCCGGCGCCGAGGGCATCGCCACCTTCCTCGGTGGCGACCGTTCCCATGCGGTGGTGCTGGTGGTGGCCGACCGGCGCTACCGGCTCAAGGCCCTGGCCGCCGGTGAAGTGGCGATCTACACCGACGAGGGCGACAAGATCCACTTCAAGCGCGGGCGGGTCATCGACATCGAAACCGCCACCTTGAATATCCGCGCCAGCAGCGGCGTCAACATCGACAGTCCGACCCTGAGCATGAGCGGCAAGATCGTCTCCCAGGGCGATCAGCTTGCCGCCGGCATCAGCCAGATCAACCACGTCCACAGCGGCGTGCAACCCGGTCCGGGCCAGACCGGCGTACCCGTGGGAGGTTAA
- the istB gene encoding IS21-like element IS1474 family helper ATPase IstB, with protein sequence MMPQHTLNQLHQLRLDGMARALEEQWTLPASHSLSFDERLGLLLDRELAWRDNQRLVRLRKKAKLKYANACLEDLDRRTGRALDERLIATLASGDWIRQQHNLLLTGPTGAGKTWLACALGNQACRQGYSTLYLRTPRLLEQLRIAHGDGSFGRTLQQLAKVDVLVLDDWALAPLEEGARHDLLEVIDDRAGSRSTILTSQLPIEHWHGWINDPTLADAILDRLVHNAYRLTMKGESLRRKKAEEQAAS encoded by the coding sequence ATGATGCCGCAACACACCCTGAATCAACTGCACCAGCTACGCCTGGACGGCATGGCCCGCGCCCTGGAAGAGCAATGGACGCTGCCGGCCAGCCACAGCCTGAGCTTCGATGAACGCCTCGGCCTACTGCTCGACCGCGAACTGGCCTGGCGTGACAACCAGCGCCTGGTACGGCTGCGCAAGAAGGCCAAGCTCAAGTACGCCAACGCCTGCCTGGAAGATCTCGACCGCCGCACCGGACGCGCCCTGGACGAGCGTCTGATCGCCACCCTGGCCAGTGGCGACTGGATCCGCCAGCAGCACAACCTGCTGCTGACCGGCCCGACCGGTGCCGGCAAAACCTGGCTGGCCTGCGCCCTGGGCAACCAGGCCTGCCGCCAGGGCTATAGCACCCTGTACCTGCGCACCCCGCGCCTGCTGGAACAACTGCGCATCGCTCATGGCGACGGCAGCTTCGGCCGTACCCTGCAACAGCTGGCAAAGGTCGACGTCCTGGTGCTGGACGACTGGGCGCTAGCCCCGCTGGAGGAAGGAGCCCGGCATGACCTGCTGGAGGTGATCGACGACCGCGCTGGCAGCCGCTCCACCATCCTGACGAGCCAACTGCCCATCGAGCACTGGCACGGCTGGATCAACGACCCGACCCTGGCCGATGCCATCCTCGACCGCCTGGTGCACAACGCCTACCGACTGACGATGAAAGGCGAGTCGCTGCGCCGAAAAAAAGCCGAGGAACAAGCCGCATCGTGA
- a CDS encoding phage baseplate assembly protein, with protein MDELANIVTLTVDGLDYSGWKSVEISADLERQFRTFSLNITWQWPGQDAQVRIRPGARCQVRIGCDLVLTGHVYKAPISYDGKQISLSIQGGSLTQDLVDCAAINRPSQWRQQDVLSIVRALAASYGVGVRSEIAPTGKLHTHSIVPGETVFASIDRLLTLYRVFSTDDANGNLLLAAPGSGGRASDALELGKNILSANAPMDFSAVFSEYRVIGQHKGSDQSSGAAVSEVYGQASDARVSRKRVTLINEAAQLSAELAQQRADWECGTRTGKALTTTYQVQGWRQSNGDLWKHNTLVRVIDPVLGFDRDMLISKVTWSLSEQGSITTLQVAPPQTFDANPAPNNT; from the coding sequence ATGGACGAACTGGCAAATATCGTCACCCTGACGGTGGACGGGCTGGATTACAGCGGCTGGAAAAGCGTGGAGATCAGTGCGGATCTGGAGCGGCAGTTCCGTACCTTCAGCCTCAACATCACCTGGCAATGGCCGGGGCAGGACGCGCAGGTGCGGATCCGCCCGGGCGCTCGCTGTCAGGTGCGCATCGGTTGCGACCTGGTGCTCACCGGGCATGTCTACAAGGCGCCGATCAGTTACGACGGCAAGCAGATCAGCCTGAGCATCCAGGGGGGTTCGCTGACCCAGGACCTGGTGGATTGCGCGGCCATCAACCGGCCGAGCCAGTGGCGCCAGCAGGACGTGCTGAGCATCGTCCGCGCCCTGGCCGCATCCTACGGGGTCGGGGTACGCAGCGAGATCGCTCCGACCGGCAAGCTGCACACCCACAGCATCGTGCCGGGGGAGACGGTGTTCGCCTCCATCGACCGCTTGCTGACCCTGTACCGGGTGTTCTCCACCGATGACGCCAACGGCAACCTGCTGCTGGCGGCACCGGGCAGCGGCGGTCGCGCCAGCGATGCCCTGGAGCTGGGCAAGAACATCCTCTCGGCCAATGCACCGATGGATTTTTCCGCGGTGTTTTCCGAGTACCGGGTGATCGGCCAGCACAAGGGCAGCGACCAGAGCAGCGGGGCGGCGGTCAGCGAGGTGTATGGCCAGGCCAGCGATGCCCGTGTTTCGCGCAAGCGGGTCACGCTGATCAACGAAGCCGCGCAACTGAGCGCCGAGCTGGCTCAGCAGCGCGCGGACTGGGAGTGCGGCACCCGCACCGGCAAGGCACTGACCACGACCTATCAGGTACAGGGCTGGCGCCAGAGCAACGGTGACTTGTGGAAACACAACACCCTGGTACGGGTGATCGACCCGGTGCTGGGGTTCGATCGGGACATGCTGATCTCCAAGGTCACTTGGTCACTGTCCGAGCAGGGTTCGATCACCACCCTGCAGGTGGCGCCGCCGCAGACCTTCGATGCCAACCCGGCACCCAACAACACCTGA
- a CDS encoding phage tail protein, giving the protein MADTQTVEKKSVLLTGIDELSPKLVALQGKVDSFKKNLEQTGLGKLDISGLFKGGSLITPFLDGIKACDAFKGKLAEVGNSSAPADAAKGMNVFSQSMAKVSSAIDAALAPAVGALVVGLEPMLNSVGTLLDDNPKLVEGLAMGAIAFSAMQTAVTGATQVLDLMGTVAKANPVMLIAMGIALAAGVIIANWTPISAFFVSLWEGMKSFAAQAMEVLSTLFSWTPLGMLIGNWGAITAFFAGLWDSIKAMTASVVGFLKEVFSWSPLGLVIDNWAGLTGLFASIWELLKALTVPAMAFLKGLFDWVPMDMITKSWGAVTGFFASIWAALQTGIQAIKGVLQTLFDYSPLVLLYNNWGAVTGFFSSIWAALQPGIDAVKKVLQALFDFSPLVILYSNWGAVTDFFSSIWAKLQPGIDSIRKAIEVLFDWSPMELIMSNWAPIADWFSGLWSKLQALMVPIKELFEGGFGGLIATVTGKVEGFTEAQRQINAEGKGGLASPFATTQGSSLTQNSSALIQQNAANNRTQLEGGLTVRFENAPAGLRAEQAKTNQPGLNVASTLGYRSLSLGGSNGG; this is encoded by the coding sequence ATGGCAGATACACAAACCGTAGAGAAGAAGTCGGTGCTGTTGACCGGCATCGACGAACTGTCACCCAAACTCGTCGCCCTTCAAGGCAAGGTCGACTCTTTCAAGAAAAACCTTGAGCAGACCGGGCTGGGCAAGCTGGATATCAGTGGTCTGTTCAAGGGCGGCAGCCTGATCACCCCGTTTCTCGACGGGATCAAGGCCTGCGACGCGTTCAAGGGCAAACTGGCCGAGGTCGGCAACTCCAGCGCACCGGCCGATGCGGCCAAAGGCATGAATGTTTTCAGTCAGTCCATGGCCAAGGTGTCCTCGGCCATCGATGCCGCGCTGGCGCCGGCGGTGGGGGCGCTGGTGGTCGGTCTGGAGCCTATGCTCAACAGCGTGGGGACACTGCTCGACGACAATCCGAAGTTGGTCGAAGGGCTGGCGATGGGCGCCATTGCCTTCTCGGCGATGCAAACCGCCGTGACGGGCGCGACCCAGGTGCTCGACCTGATGGGCACCGTGGCCAAGGCCAATCCGGTGATGCTGATTGCCATGGGCATTGCTCTGGCCGCCGGGGTGATCATTGCCAACTGGACGCCGATCTCGGCCTTTTTCGTCAGCCTCTGGGAGGGCATGAAGAGCTTCGCGGCGCAGGCGATGGAGGTGCTGAGTACCCTGTTCAGCTGGACGCCCCTGGGCATGCTGATTGGCAACTGGGGGGCGATCACGGCGTTTTTTGCCGGGCTCTGGGACAGCATCAAGGCGATGACGGCTTCGGTCGTAGGCTTTCTCAAGGAGGTGTTCTCCTGGTCGCCCTTGGGGCTGGTCATCGATAACTGGGCAGGCCTGACGGGGCTGTTTGCGTCGATCTGGGAGTTGCTCAAGGCGTTGACGGTGCCGGCAATGGCCTTTCTAAAAGGCCTGTTCGACTGGGTGCCGATGGACATGATCACCAAGAGCTGGGGCGCGGTCACCGGCTTCTTCGCCTCGATCTGGGCAGCGTTGCAAACGGGCATTCAGGCGATCAAGGGGGTGTTGCAGACCCTGTTCGACTATTCCCCGTTGGTGCTGCTCTACAACAACTGGGGCGCGGTCACGGGCTTCTTCAGTTCTATCTGGGCGGCGCTACAACCGGGGATCGATGCGGTCAAAAAGGTTCTGCAAGCGCTGTTCGACTTCTCTCCGCTGGTGATTCTTTACAGCAACTGGGGTGCGGTTACGGACTTTTTCAGCTCGATCTGGGCGAAATTGCAACCAGGTATCGACTCGATCAGAAAGGCTATTGAGGTCCTGTTCGACTGGTCGCCGATGGAGCTGATCATGAGCAACTGGGCCCCCATCGCCGATTGGTTTTCCGGGCTGTGGAGCAAGCTTCAAGCGCTGATGGTGCCGATCAAGGAGCTGTTCGAGGGAGGTTTTGGAGGGCTGATTGCCACGGTCACCGGTAAGGTCGAAGGCTTTACCGAGGCGCAAAGGCAAATCAACGCCGAGGGTAAAGGCGGGTTGGCATCACCCTTTGCCACAACCCAGGGCAGCTCGCTGACCCAGAACTCCAGTGCCCTTATCCAGCAGAACGCCGCGAACAACCGCACGCAACTTGAGGGCGGTTTGACCGTGCGTTTCGAAAACGCCCCGGCGGGCCTGCGTGCCGAACAGGCCAAGACCAATCAACCCGGCCTGAACGTGGCTTCGACCCTGGGCTATCGCTCACTTTCCCTAGGAGGTTCCAATGGCGGATAA